Genomic segment of uncultured Desulfobacter sp.:
CGTGCTCATGACGCACCATTTAATTAAAACAGTGAAGATAAAGACAGGTGGATTGATGAATCTTTTGCCAAAAAAATATTGGGCCTCTTTTGGGGAGCCTTATTCCTTTTTATGCTGTCAACATCTGTTTTGAGAACTGAAAATTATCTGTTTGTGGGCAGTAATTTTCCTGTTTTGTCGGAGATACTGCCGGATAAAACCCTTGGCGGCATCAGCATTGATCTTTGCTTTTTTAAACTGATTTCCAATCGGGTTGATCTCGTCCCTACCCAGAAAAGAGAAGCATATAAAGCATTTGAGCGCCTGGGCCTCAGCAAAGAGCAATATCCGGTATCTATTTTGCCTGAACTTTCAAGCCATTATAATTACTATGGATTTTCAAAGAAAAAACATGCAGAACTCAAGCATTTTAAGGCGGCGTTTGACCAGGAACTCAAGATTATGAAAGATTCCGGATAAATAGCCCAGTTGCTGCAGAAATACCCCCGGGCCGATTAAATCGTATAAAAAATATTTTTTGAACGCCAACAACTAACATGTGTAACTTGATCATCGCGTGTAAAGGGGCAAACACATATGCCGGATCAAACCAGGTCGACCACTGCTTTAAAGGGTTCGTTGAAAAAACCGTCCCTTGCTGCAACCCTGACACTTCTTTTAACATTGACGGTGACGGTGGTTACCATGTCCGTAGCCGGAATTTTATACATTGCCATGTCAAAGAGTGAATATCGAAATCTGGAGAAAAAGGCCGATGATTTTATTGCATCCATTGATGATGTATTGGAAATTCCTTTATGGAATATGGACCGTGAAAATATAAAAAAAATCGGCCAGGCATATGCCAATGATGAAGTGTTTGAATTTATTGACATTCAGGGTAATCTCAAGACCACATTTTTTAATTATTCCCGGAATCGAAACGCGCCGGTTATCCGTAAATCCGGTGAAATTTTCCATGCAGGCCGGCTTGTCGGTCATATTCATATGGCCTTTACCACCCAAGGGCTGATCCACCGCAACCACAAAATACTTTTTTCGGGCCTTGGTATACTGCTCCTAGTCATTTTTGCGTTGACCCTGGTAACAGGTATGTTTTTTAAAGCGGTTCTCGGAAATCTTTTTCAACGCATTAATAACATCTCCGATGCCTATGCCCTGGGAAAAGATATTACGCCCGAACACGAAATTGCCTATTGTGAGTTTCGTCCCCTGCTCGGTATTCTTGGGGATATGCGCGATAAACTGAATATGCAGATCATAGAGATTAAAAATGCAGAAAACAAATATCGAACTATCTTTGAAAATGCGGTGGAGGGAATATTCCAGTCCACCCCCGATGGCCATTTCATTGACGTCAATCCTGCAATGGCACGAATGCTTGGTTACAACTCCCCCCAGGCATTAACCCGGTCCATCTCCAATATCGGAGAACAACTTTATGTGAGCCCCGAACGCAGACAAGAATTTATCAGGAAGATAAAAACACAAAAAGCGGTAACCGATTTTCACACCGAATTTCGCACGATAACCGGACAAACCGTCTGGTTGGCAATTTACTCCAGACCTGTATGGGGTGATGACGGCAAGCTTGAATATATTGAGGGGATGGCCCTGGATATTTCCCGGCAAAAAAAGGCTGAAGAGGAAAGGAAAAAGTTAGAAACCCAATTGATTCATTCCCAGAAGCTTGAGTCCGTAGGCCGGCTTGCAGGCAGCGTTGCCCATGATTTCAATAACATGCTCAGCATTATTTTAGGCTATTCGGACATGATACTGCAGACCGTCACGCCCAAGGACCCCAATTATGAAAGGCTGATTGCCATCAGTTCTGCAGCCAACCGGTCAGCCGGGTTGACAGGTAAGCTCCTTGCCTTTGCACGCCAGCAGACTGTTTCTCCTAAAATTTTGGATTTAAATAAAAAAGTGTATGATATGATGAATATGCTCAAACGCCTGTTAAGGGAGGATATTGATTTAAGATTTTTACCGGGCGAAGATATCGGCATGGTGAATATAGATCCCATCCAATTGGATCAGATATTGGTAAACCTGTGTATTAATGCCAAGGATGCCATTAGGGGAAACGGTCAGATTACCATTTCAACCGGACACATTTTTATTGATGATGCGTATGCCCGGCAACATTCGGATGCTGTTGTGGGTGACTATGTCACGCTTTCTGTCAGCGATAATGGCTGTGGCATGGAACCTTCCATGCTTGATAATATTTTTGAGCCTTTTTTTACAACCAAAAAAGATAAAGAGGGGGCCGGTTTAGGTCTTTCCTCTGTTTATGGTATCGTCAGGCAGAACAACGGAAGTATTCATGTACATAGTAAGCCGGGCCAAGGGGCGATCTTTACGATTCATCTTCCCGAGTACCGGGATGCCGTGCCCTCGGCCGAACACGAGCCTGATACCAACCTGCGATTTAAAGGAAATGAAACCATTCTTCTTGTGGAGGATGAAACACCGCTTCTTCATCTGGGCCGCGAAACATTGGAGCAGATGGGGTACACGGTTTTGGCTACCGAGTCACCCAACCAAGCCATAAAGATTGCGGCTGAGCACCCGGGTGAGATCCAACTGCTTATGACGGATGTGATTATGCCTGAAATGAACGGTTTGGAACTTGCCAACAAACTGCTGCGCGAGCATCCCGGCATTAAATGCCTTTATGTATCAGGGTATACCACGGATATTTTTTCTTCCCAGGGGGCATCGGAAAAAAATGTTCATTTCCTTCAAAAACCTTTTACAAAAAAGGATCTGGAAAAGATGCTTAATAAAATTTTGTCTTGATCAGACACCTGGTTCTGTCGGTTTTTAGGTTAAACACGAAAGGTATCGATCACGCCTTTTATTTTATTCGAGATGCCCATCAATGGTTTAATTGATATCATAATTCATCTCCTTAGGCATTCCGGCAGGAAGGCTGACGGTCAGTGTTGTTCCGGTAGAATCATCTGAGTCCATCGAGATCCGGCCACCATGGATCTGGGTGAAAAGTTTGGCGGAATAGGTGTCAAGCCCGGTGCCTCCGGATTTGCCAAAGGTTGCATATTGATGATTGAATAAAAGCTAAGACCATTGATCCAGTAATTGCAAAAAATCCGCCTCCGGCATGGGTGAGGCGAAAAAAAATCCTTGGACAATGTCACACCCTAATTGTTCGAGAAGTTCGGTCTGCTCTTTTTTTTCAACCCCTTCGGCAATGACCTGCAATCCTAAGTTATGGGCCATGTCAATAATCGTTTTGACCATGATTTTATCATTGGGGCTAACCAGGATGTGCCGGATAAACGAGATATCAATTTTTACATAGTCAATGGGCAGTTTTTGAAGATAAGCCAAAGAAGAGTATCCGGTTCCAAAATCATCCAGGGCGATAGTAATCCCTATTTGCTTTAACTGCTTAAGGTTCTCAATGGCTTTTTCCGGATTTGACATGATCAGGGTTTCAGTGATCTCAAGCTCTATATTTTCAGAAGGGATTTGATATTGTTCAAGAATAGCTTCCACCTTAGCTGCCAGGTCGTGTTGATCCAGTTGCAATGCAGAAAAATTAACGGCGATATGCACATTTTTATGTCCCTTTTGCTGCAATGCCCGGCAGGCTTTGCAGGCCGTGTCAAGCACCCATTCGCCAATGGGTATGATCATGCCGTTTTTTTCGGCAATGGGGATAAACGCGGAAGGGGGAATAAATGCCCCCGGTTCTATTTCCCATCGGATCAAGGCTTCTGCGCCCATAATTTTTTTTCCTGAAAGCCTGATTTTAGGCTGGAAGTAGAGCAGAAACTGTTGTTTGGCCACTGCTTTTCTCAGATTATTTCCCATCTCAAACAGTTTCATTGAGGCCTGGTTCATGGATTCTGAATAAAAGGAAAAAATGTGTTTCCCTTTTTTTTTGGCATCATAAAGTGCGGTCTCCGTGTTTTTCAATAAAATTCCAGGGGCTTCTCCGTCTTCTGGGAATACGGCCGCGCCGATACTTGCGGAAATAAAAACCTCTTGTCCATTTACAAGAACCGGCGGGTTAAATTCGTATAGCAGTCTTTGGCACGCCTGGCCAATTGCAAAAATATCATTGGTATTTTGCAGGAGAATAATAAATTCATCTCCGCCCATGCGGGCCATGGGTGTGTGTTTTGAGGTCAGGCGCGCCAGCATGTCACTGGATCTCAAACATTTTTTTAATCTGACCGAGATGTCCTGCAGGCATTGATCTCCGGCGGTGTGCCCCAGACTTTCGTTCACCTGGTTGAAGTTATCAAGGTCGATGAGTGCCACGGCAAACTTTTTACCATACCGACCTGCATATTCGACTTCGGATTTCAGTGTTTTTAGAAAGAATTGCCGGTTGGGTAAACCCGTCAGGGTATCGTGGTAGGCTAAAAACCAGGCTTTTTCCTCTGCTTTTTTCCTGTCTATGCCCAATGCTATTTTGTCTGCGATTGAGGCGATGGCATCCAGCTCAGCATTGTCAATGCATTGTTTTGAAAACATCGCCACAACCCCCACCGTTCGTCCACCGATAATCAGGGGGTGTCCTGCAAAGGCTGTTATTTTTTCTTGGCTTAACCAGATTTTATCGTCAATGTCGACGTCTTCAACAATTGAATTGGACAGAACGGCTCTTTTTTCTTCGACAATTTTTTTTATTTTTAAAAATCCCGGACAAATAATGCTGCATTTTCCGTCACGGGGGGTATACATTCCATGGCTTGCGATGAGTTCGGGTTGATTTCTTTTATCATCTATAATCCAAATTTGGGTAAACGTGGCATCAAGATAGTGGGCGATGGTGGTGCAGCATTCCCCGGCCATTTTATTAATATCGGTTCCCTTGACTAAAATCGAACCAATGTCGGCTGCCATCATGGCATGCCGGGTCCTCTCCTGTATTTTTTGTTCAAGGAAAAGGTTCTGGTCAAGAATCTGGTCATGGTAGGCTTTTATTTTCAAGCCGTTGCTGATTCGTGTGACAAGTTCCGCCTTTTCAATGGGTTTGTTCAGCAGGTCTGCCGCGCCCATGCTCAAGGCTTTAAGCTTTAGTTTTGAGTCATGCATTCCTGTGAGCATCACCACTGGAATGGATTTTGTTTTTTCGTCGGTTTTGAGGATTTTAAGCATTTCAAAACCGTCTTTTTCAGGCATGAGAATATCACACAGCACCAGGTCTATTTTGTGCGTACCGATAAGTTCGATGCCTTCATCCACGCTTTGGGCGATATGAAATTTCCACCCGGCGGTATACTTTCGCAGCAGACGTTTTAAACTTGCCAGGCTTTTGGGATCATCATCTACGAAAAGGATATCCTTCATAGAAAAGGTTTCCATATCAAAAAAGTTAATGAGACTGCGCATCCTGAAGCGGACGATGTGTACTTTACAAAGTTTGAGATTAATGTCATATTTTCACTATCATTTGTGTAAATTTCGTTCCATCAATCATAGGTAACCAGCTTTTAGAGGCACCCAATTGAATAAAACAAAAGCAGAATTTCTAAAACGATTTGGAAAGATTCGGGATTTGCCTTCTTTGCCGCTAATTGTAACAAAAGTAAATCAAATGCTCAATGATCCAAACACAACAAATACCTCTTTATGCAAAGTGATTGAAAAGGATCAGGCCATTGTGTTTAAAATGCTTCAGCTGGTAAATTCCGCTTTTTTCGGATTAAGGGAAAAAATTTCAAGTACCAATGAAGCGGCTATTATCTTGGGATTTGACGCCATACGAAATATTGTATTGTCGCTTTCGACTTTTAACATTTTGGATCATCTTTTTAAAAAACAACCCAATGAGAATTTCAACATTGACCGTTTCTGGCGGCATTCAATCGGCGTTGCTGTGCTCAGCCGATATTTAGCGGAAAAAACTGCGGTTGGAGACCCTGAAAAGTGTTTTGTCTGCGGATTGCTCCATGACATGGGCAAATTGATGCTGGCCCATTATTTCCCGGATGATTTCATGCAGGTGATCGAACATGCCCGGCAAAATCAATTGGTCTACTTGGATGCGGAAAAACAGGTTCTGCCGGCGTGTCATCCTGAAGTCGGCTATTTTTTTGTCAAACAATGGGAACTTCCGCCGCATCTGGCCAATACAATTTATTCCCATCATTCAATACAACCCGGCGCGGCCTTCTTTGATGAGAGCGTCATCGTAAATACGGCTGATGGTATCATTAACAGCTATTTTGCAGATTTTTTGAACAATAACACAGCCCCGGGAAACATCAAATATGCATATTTTGATGCCCATGCCGGAAAACGGTTGAATGTTTGGATTGAAACGGCGCCAAAATGGTTCCCGAAGGTTGAACTTTTGATAGATGATGCCTGGGAATTTTTTCTATGACGGCCATGGGCAAACAAACTGCTGTCTTTTTCACAGGGGAGCCCACAATACATTATGATCGCAATTTAATTGGTGTTTAGGGGCTACATGTCAATTTTATTTGAACGGGACGGAACACCAGGTCATGGATAGCACACCAAAGCATACAATACTTTGTGTTGATGATGAAAAACAGATTCTTTCGGCGTTAAAGCGTTTGCTGCGAAAAGAAAATTTTGATCTGCTGACCGCAACAAGCGGGGAAGAGGGATTGAAGATCATGGCATCCCGGGATATTCATCTGGTCATTTCAGATCATCGGATGCCCGAGATGTCGGGGATATCTTTTTTGGCCAGGGTTAGGGAGACGTATCCGGATACCATACGAATTCTTTTGACCGGTTATACTGAAGTGGACTCCATTAAGGCGTCAATCAATGAGGGGCATGTCTATAAGTTTCTTTTAAAACCCTGGAATGACGATGACCTTAAGCAGGAGATCAAAAAAGCCCTGGAACGCTATGATCTTCTTGAGTCAAACCATTCCCTGCATCTGATGGTGGCCGCAAAGAATAAAGAGCTGGAACAGATTAACACGGATCTTGAAACGATTATCAAGCAGCGCACAAGGGAGTTGGAACTTCAAAACCAGGCCCTTGAACTGACACGGGTTTTGTTCAGGGGACTTCCCATGGCCGCCATGGGTGTCAGTTATGATCGGACAATCATTCTGATCAACCGGCAGGCTGAAAAATTAAAAATAAACGATCGCATGGTCATCGTGGGAAATTGTCTGGCAGATTATTTCAGCGAAGATACGATGAAACAATTGCTGCCGGTGTTTGAATCTCAAATCGATCAGGTTAAAATGGATATAACCATAAATGCGCACACCTATGTTCTGACACTGTCGGCTTTGACCGGCCGTTTTGTGGGTAAAGGGTTTATTTTGTGTCTTCGGCAACGGGAAGAGTGACGGTAAACGTGGTTCCTTTGCCGATTTCACTCTTTACGGTAATGGTGCCGCCGTGCTGCTGAATGATGTTATAAGCGATATTCATACCTAAGCCTGTGCCTTTGCCCACCTCCTTTGTGGTGAAAAAGGGATCAAAAATTTTCGATATATGTTTGGGATCTATGCCACAGCCGGTATCTGAAATGGTCAGGCAAACATTGTGGTCTTTCTGCCATGTCTTGATTGTGATCGCTCCTCTTGTTTCAATGGCCTGTGCTGCGTTTACCAGTATGTTCAAAAAAACTTGGTTGAGCTGCTGGGGAATACCCTGGATCAGGGGTAAATCACCTAAATCTTTATGTACAGTTGTTTTATATTTTAGTTCATTGGCGGCCACATTCAGGGTGGTTTCAATACAGGCATTGACATCTACCGGTTCAATGTCCTTTTTGCCGGGGTGGGCAAAATCCTTTAAGTCTATTACGATTTTTTTGATTCGGTCCAGTCCGTCAATGCAGTCTTTGATGAGTTCTTTCATATCTTCCTGGAGAAAAGCGATGTCAATTTTCCGGGCGTATTCATTTATTTTTTTAGTCATGTCCGCCAGATCGCCAGGCAGATTGGTGTCCTTGAGGCCTTTGATCAGGGTTTGATCCATTTCGATGAGTTTGTGAATATCGGCCAGGTACTCGTCCAGTGAGTTCAGGTTACTGGTAACATATCCCACCGGATTGTTAATTTCGTGGGCGATGCCGGCGGCCAGCTGGCCGATGGAGGCCAGTTTGTCGGTCTGGGTCAGCTGGATTAAAAGATCTGATTTTTCTTCCTCTATCTCTTTTCTCCGGGTAATGTCCAGAAGTGAGGTGATTAAATAAGGTTCGCCGGGGCTGTTTTTCTGGATTACGGCCGACATGGAGCACCAGATTGTGGTGCCGTCGGGTCTCATAAATCGCATCTCAAGATCCCTGACCCTGCCGGCCTCCATTTTTTTTAGAAAAATGTCACGGTCTTTTTGGTCATGGTAAAACGATTGAATAGAGATGTGAGGAAGATCCTCAACTGAACTGTAACCCATCAAATGAAGCCATTCGGGGTTTACATTTATTATTTCTCCGTCCACGGTAGTCAAGACGATGCCGATGGGCAGGGTGTCCGTCAATATTTTGAAGTTTTTCTCCAGGCTGATACTTTCCGCGCTCTTTTCGCCAGGATTGCCTTTCTGTCCAAAACTTAAAAAATGATCAGACGTATTTTTCTCCATCGTTTCTCCGATACTTTAATTTTTTTAGGAAAGCGAACCGTAAGAATTGATCTTAAGTCTAAAAAAAAAATCGTTTAGATTCAATTTATTTTTTAACATCGGATACAAGATGACCTTATATGTTATCCAAACTTAGTTTATAACTTCAATTTAAAGATTAATTTAGGTCCTGGTAACTTTCTTATGATTGATTGTTTTGTCGAAAATAAGTCAAAAAAATTTCTCTTGACTCTGCTTGCAGACGCATTATATAACCCTCTCCTAAGTATAATAAATTATTGAAACCCTGTTTCGGTATGGCCCTTTAACTGGCGCGGTTCCCCGTTGTTGTTTGATAAGTGGTCAATTTGTTGGGACCACTTTTGTGGGGAATCTCTTCGTCACCCGTAAGTACGTAAGTAAAATTCAATGAAGGAGAGAGAGAGCGTATGTCTACATTAGAGGAACGCGTACGTTGCAAAGAGCTGCTCAGCTTAGTCAAAACCCCTGAAGAATGTATCCAGTACTTTGAAGATGGTCTAAATGTTGGTATGTCCGGATTTACCCCGGTCGGCTACCCGAAAGTTGTGCCCATTGCGCTGTGTGATCACGTTGAGAAAAACAATCTGCAAGGCAAGTTGAGACTCAACCTGTTTATCGGCGCGTCTGTCGGTGCCGAGGTTGAGGACCGCATGGCCACATTGAATATGATTGACCGTCGCTGGCCGTACCAGACAGGTAAAAATCTGGGCAAAGCCATTAACAGCGGCCAGATTCGCATGGGTGACAAACACCTTTCCATGTTTCCCCAGGATCTGAAATACGGTTTTTATACAATGGATAGAGGCGGCGGACTTGACCTGGCCGTAATTGAAGCCTCCGCCATTACCGAGAACGGTGATATCATTCTGACCGGTGCCGTGGGTGCCGCGCCTGAAATCATTGATGTTGCCGACAAAATTATTGTTGAAATCAATACCGGTCTGCCCTCCTTTGAAGGCATGCACGACATTCTTTTAACCGACCTGCCGCCGTACCGTAAAATTTATCCGGTAACTGATCTGCGTCAGCGTATCGGTACGCCTTGGGTTCCGACAGACAAGAGCAAGATCGTCGCCATCGTTGAATCCAAGCTGCCCGACAATGGTCGTGCGCTGCGCGGTACCGACGATGTGGCCCAGGCCATTGCCGACAATATCGTTGATTTCTTCCAGGCTGAAGTGAAGGCCGGGCGTCTGCCCAAGAACCTGCTTCCCCTGCAGTCCGGTGTGGGTTCTATCGCCAATGCTGTTGTGGGTGGTCTGACCGCAAGTCCCTTTGAAAATTTGACCGTTTTTACCGAGGTTTTGCAGGATACCTTCCTGCCCTTCCTTGATTCGGGTAAATGCGAATACATCAACTGTACGTCACTGTCCTTGTCCAACGATGCATTTGTTGATTGGTGGAAAAATTTTGAAACCTATAAGAAAATGGTGATGATGCGGCCCCAGCAGATTTCCAACAATCCGGAGCTCATTCGCCGTGCGGGCGTCATCGGCATGAATACACCCCTTGAATTTGATATGTATGCACACGCCAACTCCACCCACGCAGGCGGTACCCGTATGCTGAACGGTATCGGCGGTTCCGGTGACTTTATCCGTAATGCTTACATCTCCATGATGCACTGCCCCTCTTGCCGTGCCACCAAGAATGATGAATTCGGCATCACCGGTGTTGTGCCCAAGGTTCCCCACGTCGACCATACCGAGCACGATATTGATGTTCTGGTTACCGAGCAGGGTCTGGCTGATCTTCGTGGTCTGGCTCCGGTTGATCGTGCCAAGGTTGTCATCGATAAATGTGCACATCCGGCGTACAAAGATTATATGTATGATTATCTTGATCGCGCCACCAAGGCAACCGGCGGCCATCATGAACCCCAGTTGCTGGACGAGTGCTACAAAATGCACCTAAGCTTTGCACAAAACGGCACCATGCGTTTCTGGGAAAAATAGAGTAACGCACTGCTTTACAGGCAATCAAAGCCCCGCCAAAATTTGGCGGGGCTTTTTTGTGTGCTGGGCCTTCAGGTCATGGGGGCAAATTGGTTCAATGTCGATTCGTTCAACCGTTTTTGATAAAGTGCCCTGGTCAGGCCTGACAGTAATATTATATTGATAGCCGGGCGAATTGTGCTTCACCTGTTCAAGGGGAGGGGAACCGGTTAAAGGACTCAATGCTGTGAAAGGTCCTTAACCGGTTGTGGTTTGTCATATGCTGCATCCAAAAGAGGCGGGCATCTGATCGCCGATCGCCCAAATATGCTTGGGCCTGACAGATTATCCTTCTTCTGGAATGAAATCTGGCTCAGTAACCCTGATGATGGCATATCCGCCCTGGAGGTTTTTAACACGGGTAAATCCGTTTTGGTTCAGGGTGGTCTGACATTCAAATGATCTGGCGCCTGTGCCGCAGAACAGGCAGAGATCTTTGTCACGGGGCAGTTCATTATAGCGTTCGCGCAACTCCGGCTGAGGGATGTGAATCCAGCGGTCAGCGCCGTATTTGTCAATGAACGGCTGGGCTTCGACCGCCTCTCTTAAATCCACCACAGTAATCTCCCTTTTATCAAACAGTTCAATAAATTCAGGCCAGTCAATGGGGGTGTTTCTGCCGTCCAGAATATTATCCAGTGTGTTTCCGGCATTGTTGATGACATCCATGGCAGATGCAAATGGGGGCGCATAACCCACCTCCAGAGTACAGACATCATCTACGCTCATGCCTTGCTGCAGTAGCGGCACCACCGCGTCCACTCTGGCTTTAACAGAGTCAATCTGCTCGCCCACGGCTTCCACACCTAATACTCTGCGGGTATTGCGGTCGGCGATCAGCTGGATGAACATAAATTTTGAATTGGGATAGAAATGGGCCCGGTCAAATTGAGCCACCACAGAGTGAACCGGATCAAACCCGGCCATCTTTGCCTGGTGAAGGGTCAGGCCTGCTGTGGCAACACCCATGCCGAACACTTTGATGCAAAAGGTGCCCACGGTGCCGTCAAACTGGGCATTTTTCCCGAAAATGTTTGTGGCAATGATCCGGCCCTGGCGGTTGGCAAGGGAGCCCAAAGGCATGGGAAGCTGGTCTCCGGATACCAGGTTGCGTACTTCAATGCAGTCGCCGCCGGCATAGATATCCGGGTCGGTGGTTCTAAGATTTTTATCCACGATCAAAGACCCGCCCCGGCCCACAGCC
This window contains:
- a CDS encoding ATP-binding protein, whose translation is MPDQTRSTTALKGSLKKPSLAATLTLLLTLTVTVVTMSVAGILYIAMSKSEYRNLEKKADDFIASIDDVLEIPLWNMDRENIKKIGQAYANDEVFEFIDIQGNLKTTFFNYSRNRNAPVIRKSGEIFHAGRLVGHIHMAFTTQGLIHRNHKILFSGLGILLLVIFALTLVTGMFFKAVLGNLFQRINNISDAYALGKDITPEHEIAYCEFRPLLGILGDMRDKLNMQIIEIKNAENKYRTIFENAVEGIFQSTPDGHFIDVNPAMARMLGYNSPQALTRSISNIGEQLYVSPERRQEFIRKIKTQKAVTDFHTEFRTITGQTVWLAIYSRPVWGDDGKLEYIEGMALDISRQKKAEEERKKLETQLIHSQKLESVGRLAGSVAHDFNNMLSIILGYSDMILQTVTPKDPNYERLIAISSAANRSAGLTGKLLAFARQQTVSPKILDLNKKVYDMMNMLKRLLREDIDLRFLPGEDIGMVNIDPIQLDQILVNLCINAKDAIRGNGQITISTGHIFIDDAYARQHSDAVVGDYVTLSVSDNGCGMEPSMLDNIFEPFFTTKKDKEGAGLGLSSVYGIVRQNNGSIHVHSKPGQGAIFTIHLPEYRDAVPSAEHEPDTNLRFKGNETILLVEDETPLLHLGRETLEQMGYTVLATESPNQAIKIAAEHPGEIQLLMTDVIMPEMNGLELANKLLREHPGIKCLYVSGYTTDIFSSQGASEKNVHFLQKPFTKKDLEKMLNKILS
- a CDS encoding HDOD domain-containing protein, with protein sequence MNKTKAEFLKRFGKIRDLPSLPLIVTKVNQMLNDPNTTNTSLCKVIEKDQAIVFKMLQLVNSAFFGLREKISSTNEAAIILGFDAIRNIVLSLSTFNILDHLFKKQPNENFNIDRFWRHSIGVAVLSRYLAEKTAVGDPEKCFVCGLLHDMGKLMLAHYFPDDFMQVIEHARQNQLVYLDAEKQVLPACHPEVGYFFVKQWELPPHLANTIYSHHSIQPGAAFFDESVIVNTADGIINSYFADFLNNNTAPGNIKYAYFDAHAGKRLNVWIETAPKWFPKVELLIDDAWEFFL
- a CDS encoding EAL domain-containing protein, which gives rise to MKDILFVDDDPKSLASLKRLLRKYTAGWKFHIAQSVDEGIELIGTHKIDLVLCDILMPEKDGFEMLKILKTDEKTKSIPVVMLTGMHDSKLKLKALSMGAADLLNKPIEKAELVTRISNGLKIKAYHDQILDQNLFLEQKIQERTRHAMMAADIGSILVKGTDINKMAGECCTTIAHYLDATFTQIWIIDDKRNQPELIASHGMYTPRDGKCSIICPGFLKIKKIVEEKRAVLSNSIVEDVDIDDKIWLSQEKITAFAGHPLIIGGRTVGVVAMFSKQCIDNAELDAIASIADKIALGIDRKKAEEKAWFLAYHDTLTGLPNRQFFLKTLKSEVEYAGRYGKKFAVALIDLDNFNQVNESLGHTAGDQCLQDISVRLKKCLRSSDMLARLTSKHTPMARMGGDEFIILLQNTNDIFAIGQACQRLLYEFNPPVLVNGQEVFISASIGAAVFPEDGEAPGILLKNTETALYDAKKKGKHIFSFYSESMNQASMKLFEMGNNLRKAVAKQQFLLYFQPKIRLSGKKIMGAEALIRWEIEPGAFIPPSAFIPIAEKNGMIIPIGEWVLDTACKACRALQQKGHKNVHIAVNFSALQLDQHDLAAKVEAILEQYQIPSENIELEITETLIMSNPEKAIENLKQLKQIGITIALDDFGTGYSSLAYLQKLPIDYVKIDISFIRHILVSPNDKIMVKTIIDMAHNLGLQVIAEGVEKKEQTELLEQLGCDIVQGFFFASPMPEADFLQLLDQWS
- a CDS encoding FAD-dependent oxidoreductase produces the protein MAKKIIIIGAVALGPKVASRLRRLDSDCEITMIDRDSLISYGGCGIPYYIGGDIGELKDLYSTTAHHPRNPEFFRTVKGVNVLTRVEAIGIDRRNKLLKVRHLDDGTESEMPYDKLVIGTGGTPFTPPIPGADLPGVYPVSNLHHAEAIKELISKGAVGSAVVIGAGAIGVEMAEALTDLWGVETTLVEMAPHILPVAIGPNIALIAEKELENNDVTVKIGAQVTKILGDAENGVTGVEVSGEVIDCDLVIMAVGVRPNTGFAAEAGLAVGRGGSLIVDKNLRTTDPDIYAGGDCIEVRNLVSGDQLPMPLGSLANRQGRIIATNIFGKNAQFDGTVGTFCIKVFGMGVATAGLTLHQAKMAGFDPVHSVVAQFDRAHFYPNSKFMFIQLIADRNTRRVLGVEAVGEQIDSVKARVDAVVPLLQQGMSVDDVCTLEVGYAPPFASAMDVINNAGNTLDNILDGRNTPIDWPEFIELFDKREITVVDLREAVEAQPFIDKYGADRWIHIPQPELRERYNELPRDKDLCLFCGTGARSFECQTTLNQNGFTRVKNLQGGYAIIRVTEPDFIPEEG
- a CDS encoding acetyl-CoA hydrolase/transferase C-terminal domain-containing protein; this translates as MSTLEERVRCKELLSLVKTPEECIQYFEDGLNVGMSGFTPVGYPKVVPIALCDHVEKNNLQGKLRLNLFIGASVGAEVEDRMATLNMIDRRWPYQTGKNLGKAINSGQIRMGDKHLSMFPQDLKYGFYTMDRGGGLDLAVIEASAITENGDIILTGAVGAAPEIIDVADKIIVEINTGLPSFEGMHDILLTDLPPYRKIYPVTDLRQRIGTPWVPTDKSKIVAIVESKLPDNGRALRGTDDVAQAIADNIVDFFQAEVKAGRLPKNLLPLQSGVGSIANAVVGGLTASPFENLTVFTEVLQDTFLPFLDSGKCEYINCTSLSLSNDAFVDWWKNFETYKKMVMMRPQQISNNPELIRRAGVIGMNTPLEFDMYAHANSTHAGGTRMLNGIGGSGDFIRNAYISMMHCPSCRATKNDEFGITGVVPKVPHVDHTEHDIDVLVTEQGLADLRGLAPVDRAKVVIDKCAHPAYKDYMYDYLDRATKATGGHHEPQLLDECYKMHLSFAQNGTMRFWEK
- a CDS encoding response regulator, with the translated sequence MDSTPKHTILCVDDEKQILSALKRLLRKENFDLLTATSGEEGLKIMASRDIHLVISDHRMPEMSGISFLARVRETYPDTIRILLTGYTEVDSIKASINEGHVYKFLLKPWNDDDLKQEIKKALERYDLLESNHSLHLMVAAKNKELEQINTDLETIIKQRTRELELQNQALELTRVLFRGLPMAAMGVSYDRTIILINRQAEKLKINDRMVIVGNCLADYFSEDTMKQLLPVFESQIDQVKMDITINAHTYVLTLSALTGRFVGKGFILCLRQREE
- a CDS encoding ATP-binding protein; protein product: MEKNTSDHFLSFGQKGNPGEKSAESISLEKNFKILTDTLPIGIVLTTVDGEIINVNPEWLHLMGYSSVEDLPHISIQSFYHDQKDRDIFLKKMEAGRVRDLEMRFMRPDGTTIWCSMSAVIQKNSPGEPYLITSLLDITRRKEIEEEKSDLLIQLTQTDKLASIGQLAAGIAHEINNPVGYVTSNLNSLDEYLADIHKLIEMDQTLIKGLKDTNLPGDLADMTKKINEYARKIDIAFLQEDMKELIKDCIDGLDRIKKIVIDLKDFAHPGKKDIEPVDVNACIETTLNVAANELKYKTTVHKDLGDLPLIQGIPQQLNQVFLNILVNAAQAIETRGAITIKTWQKDHNVCLTISDTGCGIDPKHISKIFDPFFTTKEVGKGTGLGMNIAYNIIQQHGGTITVKSEIGKGTTFTVTLPVAEDTK